A portion of the Acidobacteriaceae bacterium genome contains these proteins:
- a CDS encoding ArdC family protein, giving the protein MSNTATTKTPTAIDSKKPLTKQELILANIKLLIDQLEAGKSDALTDYLTAMSRFHNYSFGNVLEIARQMPEATRVAGFWTWKNMGRSVNAGAKGIRILAPMVGVRRKKDAEAQKDITKQNERVLLGFRNAYVFDISQTNGVDLPNLHEVSGDPGENIERLVAFVKGKGIQLVYNEKIAPALGMSYGGRIAILPGQSKAEEFSTLVHETAHELLHKTERRTATTKTIRELEAEAVAFVVGKAVGLLTGTASADYIQLYQGNASLLAESLEVIQQTAGIILAALEPAQQAEITDDVEREEVAA; this is encoded by the coding sequence ATGAGCAACACAGCCACCACCAAGACCCCCACCGCCATCGACAGCAAGAAGCCCCTCACGAAACAGGAACTCATCCTTGCCAATATCAAGCTCCTGATTGATCAGTTGGAGGCGGGCAAGTCCGACGCCCTCACCGACTACCTCACCGCCATGAGCCGCTTTCATAACTACAGTTTTGGGAACGTGCTAGAGATTGCACGGCAGATGCCCGAAGCCACCCGCGTTGCTGGATTCTGGACGTGGAAGAATATGGGGCGCAGCGTGAATGCAGGAGCCAAGGGCATTCGTATTCTTGCCCCGATGGTTGGCGTCCGCCGCAAGAAGGATGCCGAAGCGCAGAAGGACATCACCAAGCAGAACGAGCGCGTTCTATTGGGCTTCCGCAATGCCTATGTCTTCGATATCTCCCAGACGAACGGCGTAGACTTGCCCAACCTGCACGAGGTCAGCGGCGACCCCGGCGAGAATATCGAGCGGCTGGTTGCGTTCGTCAAGGGCAAGGGCATTCAGCTTGTCTACAACGAGAAGATTGCCCCCGCGCTGGGCATGAGCTACGGCGGACGTATTGCCATTCTTCCCGGTCAGTCCAAGGCCGAGGAGTTTTCGACGCTGGTGCATGAGACGGCGCACGAACTCCTGCACAAGACAGAACGCCGCACCGCGACCACCAAGACCATCCGCGAACTAGAGGCCGAGGCAGTGGCCTTTGTTGTCGGAAAGGCCGTTGGTCTTCTCACCGGAACGGCGTCCGCAGACTACATCCAGCTTTATCAGGGAAATGCCTCTCTGTTAGCCGAGAGCTTGGAAGTCATCCAGCAGACCGCCGGCATCATCCTTGCTGCCTTGGAGCCTGCACAGCAGGCCGAGATCACCGACGACGTAGAGCGCGAGGAGGTAGCGGCATGA
- a CDS encoding N-6 DNA methylase translates to MSLIKSKRRVADHGEVFTPSWLVENMLDLVRNETERIDSRFLEPACGSGNFLVPVLKRKLAAVEAKFGRADFERRHYALLAVMCCYGIELLPDNIVECRANMLEVLSDYLNIDSADESYLAALYVLSQNLVHGDALTMRMEDGRPITFAEWGYLGRGKFQRRDFRFEVLAQMSSFSQEGTLFAHLGKHEVFTPMKSYTPITVRELAALAPEIQEEPVG, encoded by the coding sequence ATGAGTCTAATCAAGTCCAAGCGTCGCGTCGCTGACCACGGAGAAGTTTTCACGCCCTCATGGCTGGTCGAAAACATGCTCGATTTGGTCAGAAATGAGACGGAACGAATCGACTCCCGTTTTCTTGAACCAGCCTGCGGCAGTGGGAACTTCCTGGTCCCCGTTCTCAAACGCAAGCTCGCCGCCGTAGAGGCGAAGTTTGGGAGAGCTGATTTCGAAAGGCGACACTACGCCTTGCTTGCTGTCATGTGCTGTTACGGTATCGAACTTCTGCCTGACAACATCGTCGAATGTCGAGCGAACATGCTTGAGGTTTTATCTGACTACCTCAACATCGACTCCGCTGACGAGTCTTATCTCGCAGCACTGTATGTACTCTCACAAAACCTCGTCCACGGCGATGCGCTCACAATGCGCATGGAAGACGGCCGTCCGATAACCTTCGCCGAGTGGGGCTACCTCGGCAGGGGCAAATTTCAGCGCCGCGACTTTCGTTTCGAGGTACTGGCCCAGATGTCATCGTTCAGCCAAGAGGGCACGCTCTTTGCACATCTCGGGAAGCACGAGGTCTTCACGCCGATGAAGTCGTATACCCCTATCACTGTCCGGGAGCTCGCGGCTCTCGCTCCTGAAATCCAGGAGGAGCCGGTCGGATGA
- a CDS encoding FRG domain-containing protein, with protein sequence MASTNIEVANARSVQSFIGLVSHATAPGVQRFYRGVPKHFNKSVPSVFRSPTRIENEKLLFNQLLARNPSDFAADATTLDKLVRMQHHGLPTRLLDITSNPLMALYFACEKEPTKDGEVFVLSVPDYDVKFPDSDRASVVANLARLTTAQRKAVSALAADSFSLPIDERIKVFNKDRSVLRLLHFIKQEKPYFEAKINSRNIPSILVVRAKLSNPRIAAQGGAFILFGDGATFEGSSKGRSILDTVITIPAKSKAGMLRDLDHLGINEATVYPGLERSAAYIAKPFPVRGQGKDQRAIK encoded by the coding sequence TTGGCATCGACCAACATCGAAGTCGCGAACGCACGTAGTGTCCAAAGCTTCATCGGTCTCGTATCGCATGCGACAGCACCTGGAGTGCAGCGGTTTTACCGTGGGGTACCTAAGCACTTCAACAAAAGCGTACCTTCGGTTTTCCGATCACCTACACGCATCGAAAATGAAAAGCTCCTCTTCAATCAGCTCCTAGCCAGAAACCCATCGGACTTTGCTGCAGATGCGACGACGCTCGACAAGCTGGTACGAATGCAGCACCATGGACTTCCTACGAGGCTCCTCGACATTACGTCGAATCCACTCATGGCGCTCTACTTTGCTTGCGAAAAGGAACCGACGAAAGATGGCGAGGTCTTTGTTTTGAGTGTTCCTGACTATGACGTCAAGTTCCCTGACAGCGACAGAGCGTCAGTGGTTGCCAATCTCGCGAGACTCACGACAGCACAACGAAAGGCCGTGTCCGCTCTTGCGGCAGACTCGTTTTCTCTCCCGATCGACGAGCGTATCAAAGTCTTCAACAAAGATCGATCGGTGTTGAGGCTCCTGCATTTCATCAAGCAGGAGAAGCCATACTTTGAGGCCAAGATCAACTCGCGCAATATCCCGAGTATTTTGGTCGTCCGCGCGAAACTGAGCAATCCACGAATCGCAGCACAGGGGGGAGCTTTCATTTTGTTTGGCGATGGGGCGACCTTCGAGGGCTCTTCAAAGGGCCGCAGCATTCTCGATACAGTCATTACGATCCCAGCGAAGTCGAAGGCTGGGATGCTACGAGACCTAGATCACCTGGGTATCAACGAGGCGACTGTTTACCCCGGCCTCGAACGATCTGCCGCATACATCGCAAAGCCGTTTCCGGTCAGAGGGCAAGGTAAGGATCAGCGCGCCATCAAATAA
- a CDS encoding Eco57I restriction-modification methylase domain-containing protein — protein MSQQASFTLKGRNPDVLTCIANLSNDEVFTPPEFANRMLDTLAEAWAASHNGEDIWADSKVRFLDPFSKSGVFLREITSRLNKGLEGSIPDLQERINHILTKQVFGIAITRLTGYLARRSLYCSKHANGPHSVGRDFQAEQGNIWFERLEHTWVDGKCRYCGASQKALDRGSELETHAYALLHTDNVQDRIAKIFGDDMQFDVVIGNPPYQLDDGGFGTSAAPIYQLFVQQAKALEPRYLSMVIPSRWFSGGKGLDEFRESMLTDDRVRSIDDFLSAADVFPGVGLKGGVNFFLWDRDHRGPCRVSTHFKDWPVSTAVRPLLESGAEVFIRFNEGLSILQKVSSIEAAPSSQSTVLPPEDKRFDSLVSSRKPFGLQTTFKGRSKRREGDAVVYQNGGRGFVSRKTIATGVELIDKWKLFAGYAAPGTGNKDTYPHRIISTPFIGEPGSISSETYLCIGPFESKAEAESALSYLCCRLTRFLVLLHKPSQHVTRKVYTFVPKQKWDRIWTDADLYKKYGLSDSEVAFIEGIVRPMTVNEDLFDEETSPEEIDE, from the coding sequence ATGAGCCAGCAAGCGAGCTTCACTCTCAAAGGCAGAAATCCTGACGTTCTGACCTGTATCGCAAACCTCTCCAATGATGAAGTGTTTACGCCGCCTGAGTTCGCCAACAGGATGTTGGACACGCTTGCAGAAGCATGGGCCGCGAGCCATAACGGTGAGGATATTTGGGCTGATAGTAAAGTTCGTTTTCTCGATCCGTTCTCGAAGTCGGGAGTGTTCCTACGGGAGATCACGAGCCGTCTGAACAAAGGGCTCGAAGGCTCTATTCCTGACCTTCAGGAACGCATCAACCACATCCTTACCAAGCAGGTCTTCGGCATCGCGATCACCCGCCTCACTGGGTACCTTGCAAGACGCAGCCTGTATTGCTCGAAGCACGCCAATGGGCCACATTCTGTCGGGAGAGATTTCCAGGCCGAGCAGGGCAACATCTGGTTCGAACGTTTGGAGCACACATGGGTCGATGGAAAGTGCAGATACTGTGGCGCTAGTCAAAAGGCATTAGACCGTGGTTCCGAGCTTGAAACTCACGCATATGCGCTACTACACACCGACAACGTTCAAGACCGGATAGCGAAGATCTTTGGAGACGACATGCAATTTGATGTGGTTATCGGCAACCCGCCGTACCAACTTGACGACGGAGGCTTTGGCACAAGTGCCGCCCCGATCTATCAGCTCTTCGTCCAACAGGCGAAGGCATTGGAGCCCCGCTACCTGTCAATGGTCATCCCGTCCCGTTGGTTTTCAGGCGGGAAGGGCTTGGACGAGTTTAGGGAGTCGATGCTTACGGATGACAGAGTCCGTTCCATTGATGACTTCCTTAGTGCGGCGGATGTGTTTCCGGGTGTCGGCCTCAAAGGAGGAGTTAACTTTTTCCTGTGGGATCGAGATCATCGGGGGCCATGTAGGGTAAGCACTCACTTCAAAGACTGGCCAGTATCAACGGCAGTGCGTCCTCTCCTCGAATCTGGCGCGGAAGTATTCATCCGGTTCAACGAAGGTCTCTCGATTCTTCAGAAAGTGTCTTCGATTGAGGCCGCCCCAAGCTCTCAGTCAACGGTTCTCCCTCCTGAGGACAAGAGATTTGATTCGTTGGTTAGTTCGCGAAAGCCATTTGGACTCCAGACCACTTTCAAGGGAAGAAGCAAGAGGCGGGAGGGTGACGCAGTTGTCTATCAGAACGGAGGTAGAGGTTTCGTCAGCCGTAAGACGATTGCGACCGGCGTCGAACTGATCGACAAATGGAAGCTCTTCGCAGGATATGCAGCCCCCGGTACTGGCAATAAAGATACGTATCCGCATCGGATCATCAGTACGCCTTTCATCGGTGAACCAGGGTCAATCTCATCAGAAACGTACCTATGCATCGGCCCCTTCGAATCCAAGGCCGAAGCCGAGAGTGCGTTGTCATATCTGTGCTGCAGGCTCACACGCTTTCTCGTGCTTCTGCATAAACCCTCTCAGCACGTTACGCGCAAAGTCTACACCTTTGTCCCTAAGCAGAAGTGGGATCGAATCTGGACTGACGCCGACCTATATAAGAAGTACGGTCTTTCGGACAGCGAAGTGGCCTTCATCGAAGGTATCGTTCGACCTATGACCGTAAATGAAGATCTGTTTGACGAAGAGACTTCGCCCGAGGAGATCGATGAGTAG